The Streptomyces phaeolivaceus genome has a window encoding:
- a CDS encoding helix-turn-helix domain-containing protein: protein MASLNVGNLGEYLREQRRNARLSLRQLADAAGVSNPYLSQIERGLRKPSAEVLQQVAKALRISAETLYVRAGILDAERDRDEVETRAVILADPTLNERQKQVLLQIYESFRKENGFEIDSEVVSHVVRVIDSEIDGDDVVGGRGVGTGVATDAVDTGEASAPGPRTADGDDAGPRQTAS from the coding sequence ATGGCATCGCTCAACGTCGGCAATCTCGGTGAGTATCTGCGTGAACAGCGGCGGAACGCGCGGCTGTCGCTCAGGCAGCTCGCCGATGCCGCCGGGGTGTCCAATCCGTATCTGAGCCAGATCGAGCGCGGGCTGCGCAAGCCGAGCGCGGAGGTGTTGCAGCAGGTCGCCAAGGCGCTGCGGATCTCCGCCGAGACGCTGTACGTGCGGGCCGGCATCCTCGACGCCGAGCGGGATCGCGACGAGGTGGAGACGCGCGCCGTCATCCTCGCCGATCCCACGCTGAACGAGCGGCAGAAGCAGGTGCTGCTCCAGATCTACGAGTCCTTCCGCAAGGAGAACGGGTTCGAGATCGACAGCGAGGTCGTCAGTCACGTCGTCCGTGTGATCGACAGTGAGATCGACGGTGACGACGTCGTCGGCGGCCGTGGGGTCGGGACCGGTGTGGCGACTGACGCGGTGGATACCGGAGAGGCATCGGCCCCCGGCCCTCGTACGGCCGACGGCGACGATGCCGGTCCGCGGCAGACGGCGAGTTGA
- a CDS encoding TniQ family protein codes for MRALPRSLDPLPDEALTGYILRLAHRLGTSPGAIAIWTGLTGGRKENVLFRIPMRLLHDLEPGQVRLFSRTTRLSPDEIGRLVTSSFAGRYGPANRRFTPRSSAARMINDNAWLLTRTPRYCPQCLTGDRSEIQRRHGGAWRLSWRLPPVFACPRHRRLLRTNCPACRQPVHAVEMNSIIARPWDEDLHPTQCRTTIAPRTVGRLQSACGAQLAEPVGAGPEIAPDPQTLEHLLGLQRRLLKLLDPVGPAVTPSVGWLIPAADYFADLRALLGLVFLSWPAARSFAATPALAEAIDREAEERLARAAALRDRPGKKHSSRPFTDPPLDPFLMGAVLGIAERLLDAPDEEQARELMLPLIHQASCVDQALSIYLRREAWVSFPLRIVSMNRPKSMMAMGDIIARGPIPKGDGSGARSEGYRRREPW; via the coding sequence ATGCGCGCGTTGCCCCGCAGCCTCGACCCACTCCCCGACGAGGCGCTGACCGGCTACATCCTTCGCCTCGCGCACCGCCTCGGAACTTCGCCAGGGGCGATCGCCATCTGGACCGGTCTGACCGGCGGCCGTAAGGAGAACGTGCTGTTCCGCATCCCCATGCGGCTGCTGCACGACCTGGAGCCCGGACAGGTGCGGCTCTTCAGTCGAACCACCCGCCTCTCCCCGGACGAGATCGGCCGACTGGTGACCTCCTCGTTCGCCGGCCGGTACGGGCCGGCGAACAGGAGGTTCACCCCGCGCAGTAGCGCCGCGAGGATGATCAACGACAACGCGTGGCTGCTGACTCGAACGCCGAGGTACTGCCCGCAATGTCTCACCGGGGACAGGAGCGAGATCCAACGGCGCCACGGCGGGGCCTGGCGGCTTTCCTGGCGCCTCCCGCCGGTCTTCGCCTGCCCTCGGCATCGTCGTCTCCTTCGGACCAACTGCCCGGCCTGCCGTCAGCCCGTCCACGCGGTCGAGATGAACAGCATCATCGCCCGCCCCTGGGACGAGGATCTTCATCCGACGCAATGCCGGACCACGATCGCGCCGCGCACCGTCGGGCGCCTCCAGTCAGCCTGTGGCGCACAGCTCGCGGAGCCAGTCGGGGCTGGTCCCGAGATCGCACCGGACCCGCAGACGCTGGAGCATCTCCTCGGCCTTCAGCGACGGCTCCTGAAGCTCCTCGATCCCGTCGGCCCGGCCGTGACCCCGAGCGTCGGCTGGCTGATCCCCGCCGCTGACTACTTCGCCGACCTGAGGGCCTTGCTCGGCCTCGTGTTCCTCTCTTGGCCTGCGGCTCGCTCCTTCGCCGCGACCCCGGCGCTCGCGGAGGCCATTGACCGGGAAGCCGAGGAGCGCCTTGCCCGTGCAGCGGCCCTTCGTGACAGGCCTGGGAAGAAGCACAGCTCGCGTCCCTTCACCGACCCACCGCTGGACCCGTTTCTCATGGGCGCGGTGCTCGGAATCGCCGAGCGGCTGCTTGATGCCCCGGACGAGGAACAGGCGCGGGAGCTCATGCTGCCGCTCATCCACCAGGCCAGCTGCGTCGATCAAGCCCTGTCGATCTACCTCCGGCGCGAGGCGTGGGTCTCGTTCCCGCTGCGGATCGTCAGCATGAACCGCCCCAAGAGCATGATGGCGATGGGCGACATCATCGCCCGCGGACCGATCCCCAAGGGCGATGGCAGTGGGGCGCGCTCGGAGGGGTATCGCCGGCGCGAGCCTTGGTGA